One genomic region from Agelaius phoeniceus isolate bAgePho1 chromosome 25, bAgePho1.hap1, whole genome shotgun sequence encodes:
- the LAD1 gene encoding ladinin-1 translates to MSFSRRNWSDLSSLARQRTLEDEEEQQRERRRRHRNLLSSTSMEEEPASPAKDTSPASSRPSSLVKPQSPEDGEERKLSEVLKTQEGRRTRCLPAVSEKLRQEKEQKEAGVAESCPETEAQPRRRQESSRAAEEAAGGRGDPPQDKNVEPAPERKVLLRTRLQDKDQGVQTPRGEQRKEAKEPPEVGSCRLREVKILTRVGNRSTEEKSSVVTSSPEQQQPSRNPSKQVIQLSPPRDEAAEKPDPSPTHVTSIRRASPRTVSFRIISKKQKEESQSPLTRSASLRVPGSNSTIGEKLEKYNSAVQRSEGVKSSVPAQKSRLLSSEGVASKRNFFERSAPGKAEPAAPRKDSLKIPGSVTSRINLWISRAQEPAKEENGKEIRRINSLAKRDVWIKQPGDTSGDTKLQ, encoded by the exons cctggccaggcagagGACCctggaggatgaggaagagcaGCAAAGAGAGCGCCGGCGAAGGCACCGGAACCTGCTGTCCTCCACCTCCATGGAGGAGGaacctgccagccctgccaaggaCACCAGCCCAGCTTCCAGCAG ACCTTCATCCCTGGTGAAGCCGCAGTCTCCGGAGGATGGGGAGGAGCGAAAGCTCTCAGAGGTGCTGAAGACACAAGAAGGGAGAAGAACGAGGTGtctcccagctgtgtctgaaaagctgaggcaggagaaggagcagaaggaggcAGGGGTGGCAGAGAGCTGCCCGGAGACAGAGGCACAGCCCCgcaggaggcaggagagcagccGGGCTGCAGAGGAGGCGGCCGGGGGCAGAGGGGACCCGCCCCAAGACAAGAACGTGGAGCCAGCCCCCGAGAGGAAGGTGCTGCTGAGGACACGGCTCCAGGACAAAGACCAGGGAGTGCAGACTCCTCGgggggagcagaggaaggaggcaAAGGAGCCACCAGAGGTGGGGAGCTGCCGTCTCCGGGAGGTGAAGATCCTCACCAGGGTGGGAAACCGcagcacagaagagaaaagCTCAGTGGTGACCTCATCTCCagagcagcag CAGCCATCCAGGAACCCCTCAAAGCAGGTAAtccagctgtcccctccccgAGATGAAGCTGCAGAAAAGCCAGACCCTTCTCCAACCCACGTCACCTCCATCCGACGGGCCAGCCCAAGAACCGTCTCCTTCAGG ATCATCTCcaagaagcagaaagaagagAGCCAAAGCCCTCTCACAAGGAG TGCAAGTCTGAGGGTCCCAGGCAGCAACAGCACCATTGGGGAGAAGCTGGAAAAGTACAACTCAGCTGTGCAG CGCTCGGAGGGGGTGAAATCCTCCGTGCCTGCCCAGAAGAGTCGCCTGCTCTCCTCGGAGGGGGTGGCGAGCAAGCGCAACTTCTTCGAGAGAAGCGCTCCCGGCAAGGCGGAGCCGGCGGCTCCCAGGAAG GACAGCCTGAAGATCCCAGGGTCGGTGACATCCCGCATTAATCTGTGGATCAGCCGAGCTCAGGAGCCTGCCAAGGAGGAAAACGGCAAG GAAATCCGGAGAATCAACAGCCTGGCAAAGCGAGATGTCTGGATAaagcagcctggggacacctctgGAGACACCAAG TTGCAGTAA